The Panicum virgatum strain AP13 chromosome 5K, P.virgatum_v5, whole genome shotgun sequence genome has a window encoding:
- the LOC120707787 gene encoding vesicle transport v-SNARE 13-like: protein MSEVFEGYERQYCEASASLSRKCTAASALDGEKKKQKLSEIQSGVEEAESLIRKMDLEARSLQPSVKAGFLAKLREYKSDLNNVKSELKRISAPNARQATREELLEAGMADTLAVSTDQRGRLMMTTERLNQSTDRIKESRRTMLETEELGVSILQDLHQQRQSLLHAHTTLHGVDDNIGKSKKILAAMSKRMDRNKWIIGGIISTLVLAILIILYFKLAH, encoded by the exons ATGAGCGAGGTGTTCGAGGGCTACGAGAGGCAGTACTGCGAGGCCTCGGCCTCCCTCTCCCGCAAGTGCACCGCCGCCTCTGCCCTCGATGGAG agaagaagaagcagaagctgTCCGAGATCCAGTCCGGCGTGGAGGAAGCTGAATCGCTG ATTCGGAAGATGGACCTGGAGGCGAGGAGCCTGCAGCCGAGTGTGAAGGCTGGTTTTCTTGCGAAGTTGAGGGAGTATAAATCTGACCTCAACAATGTCAAGAGCGAGCTCAAGAGGATATCAGCGCCCAATGCTAGGCAGGCTACCCGGGAGGAGCTCCTTGAGGCTGGCATGGCTGACACTCTTGCA GTGTCTACTGATCAGAGGGGACGATTGATGATGACAACTGAAAGACTGAATCAGTCCACTGACAGAATTAAAGAGAGCCGAAGAACTATGTTGGAGACAGAAGAACTTGGTGTATCAATTCTTCAGGACCTTCACCAACAACGACAGTCGCTACTACATGCTCATACCACT TTGCATGGTGTTGATGATAACATTGGCAAGAGCAAGAAGATCCTGGCAGCAATGTCAAAGAGGATGGACAGGAACAAGTGGATCATTGGGGGAATCATCTCGACTCTGGTTCTGGCCATCCTCATCATACTCTACTTCAAGCTTGCTCATTAA